One part of the Lytechinus pictus isolate F3 Inbred chromosome 3, Lp3.0, whole genome shotgun sequence genome encodes these proteins:
- the LOC135153471 gene encoding uncharacterized protein LOC135153471 translates to MVRTSSRACSRERRCKTFMDFNIQTDKVIEARRPDIVLLKKKEKECLIIDIAIPGDCRAWRKEEEKIQKYNDLAWELRRIWKVKTKVVLIVIGALGTVTTRHRSFLAVLGVEVSFETIQKASLLGTAHILRKVLN, encoded by the coding sequence ATGGTACGAACATCGAGCAGAGCCTGTAGTAGAGAACGACGATGTAAAACTTTTATGGATTTTAATATCCAGACAGACAAGGTCATTGAAGCTAGACGACCAGACATCGTTCTcttaaagaagaaggaaaaggaatgtCTCATCATAGATATTGCGATTCCGGGAGACTGCAGAGCTTGGcgtaaagaggaggaaaagatacAGAAGTATAACGATCTGGCATGGGAGCTGAGAAGGATATGGAAGGTGAAGACGAAGGTGGTACTAATAGTCATCGGAGCCTTAGGAACAGTGACAACAAGACACAGAAGCTTTCTGGCTGTTCTAGGAGTCGAGGTGTCCTTTGAAACGATACAGAAGGCAAGCTTGCTTGGAACAGCTCATATCTTACGGAAGGtcttgaattag